From Trypanosoma brucei gambiense DAL972 chromosome 5, complete sequence:
TTGTTCTTGGGAACAACAAGCTGGAAAGAGGAgaacaggggaaaaaaatatgaggCGTTCCGTACGCACATAAAATATGTTAATGAGGGGTAGATAAACATATAGGTAAAACTTATTAACAACAACGTTAAGAACACGTAACAacaagaaattaaaaaatcacaatgagaaaaaaaggaaatagatATGATCatcaggaaaaaaaaagttctgCTAGTTATATTTCTTGTGTGCCTCAGTGTTCCCAAGAATGGGAAGATAGAAACTAAGAAGAGGTTGCAGAGAAGTCGATAAATGCTGTAAAATTACGATAACactttaatatatatatatatatatgaaaaccaaaaaaaaattagtgggaaaacaagaaaaaaatgaagagggggacaacgcacaaaaacaaaaatggcgGCGGCAGTCGTGAAGAGTAAATCCCTTTCCCGATGGCGCAGTAACTGCCTCTGCACGCGTAAATAAACTGTAAAATACAACAGTGCactaaaaaggaaataatggggaaaagggcgGGGGAATGCGTGTGCGCCGCCGAAATATGATCAATTTTGGagtaaaacaaggaaaagggtGAATGGTAATGACGATGGTCAAATGGCAGAGAAATATTCCCACTTGTGGCGACACGCCCACGCTGGTTACATGagtagcagcagcagcaggatcATCATTAGCTGCGAGCCCCCCcccataatttttttttcttagaaAGAGAGGGCCGCGGCGGCAAGCATTACGAGAAGGAATTTCATTGAAGTACCCGCAGCCCCGCTCGCTTCATCTTCCTTATCTTCATCGGAGTCGTCATCATCGATTTCAGGGAACTGAGCTGTCTCTTCTTGTGCCTCACTCTTGGCATCATCAGCTGCATCGGCAGCCCTAACAGTCTCAGCGGTAGCTTTCTGAAGCTCCTCCAGTTTATTAGCCGCTTCATTCGCCTCCTGGAGGTATTCCTCAGCGAAATCTTGCGTGTACAGCCCTCTCAGGTTGTGAGCCGCTCTCGTAAGCGCTTCTGGCGTGACGTCGTCAGCAACAGCGGTGGCACATTCTTTAGCCAACTGCTTAATTGTTTCATTCCATCCGTGTTCCGCTGCGCCCCTCAGCAAGCCACTGAAGACACTTTCATATTCACTCTCAAAGCTGTCAAGCGCCCGGGCGAAGCGTTTTACTTCcgtcgctgctgcttccgcACGTACAGATGCCTCATACGCCACCGTGGCGGCCTCCCGGGCTCTCTTTGCAGCCTGCTGCTGTTCCGATGTGCCGCCAACGGCACCCGCCTCCACACGCTTCGCGGcctttttgccttccttcgctgcttttttgctttcctccaATGCGCCTACAGCCTCGAACCTCCGCTCTTCCGTCAGCAGCGGAAGTTTACGCAGTTGTTTCGCCACCTCACATAGTGCTTTCGTCTGTTCCAATTCGGCTTCAAGATTATCGTTCGCGTAGGCAGTCGGTGCGAATATGAAGTGAAGACTGAGGCCGAGCACAAACAAAGCGCGGGAAATCATCATCTTGGAATGGGTTACTGGTTGTTTTCGCGTGTagttggtggtgagtttttttcttcatcacAGAAATGAGCAcatgaagaaagagaaggtggAAGTACGTGAGGAAAGTATGAAATCACAGCGggatagagcagggcagtgGAAAGGAAATCACACGAGTTAGTTGGGTGTGGACGGGTCCACTTTCTTCAAGGCGCATGGTGTCACCACAGTTTCTTCTGTTGAGGCAGCCGAAACTGTTAAACGTATGAGGGTTGCGTGCACGCGGTTTCATCGCACAGTTTAGCGCAGGTCGACTACCACTGGGGTCGCGATTATTACTGGAATGGGTTCTGTTGAAGGATTGCTGTGTCACCTGATGACA
This genomic window contains:
- a CDS encoding T. brucei spp.-specific protein — its product is MMISRALFVLGLSLHFIFAPTAYANDNLEAELEQTKALCEVAKQLRKLPLLTEERRFEAVGALEESKKAAKEGKKAAKRVEAGAVGGTSEQQQAAKRAREAATVAYEASVRAEAAATEVKRFARALDSFESEYESVFSGLLRGAAEHGWNETIKQLAKECATAVADDVTPEALTRAAHNLRGLYTQDFAEEYLQEANEAANKLEELQKATAETVRAADAADDAKSEAQEETAQFPEIDDDDSDEDKEDEASGAAGTSMKFLLVMLAAAALSF